In Thermomicrobiales bacterium, the following proteins share a genomic window:
- a CDS encoding FAD-binding oxidoreductase codes for MSKDYGRYSFWLETSDDDLTPRPPLDGSITVDVAILGAGLSGLWTAYHLLQADPSLNVAILEAEIAGFGASGRNGGWCYSGFPTALTTLADRFGTDAARAVQTAMFDTVDNVGEVCEREGIGAHFIKSGSIEFARGEWQMPKIEEMYHEFEMLGLGDHGALLDANETAKHLRVTRAIGSFWNKEGASVQPARLTRGLARAVERHGGTIYEQTRVTSFVPGPLPRLDTERGNVVAKVIVLAGEAYLSQLPQLSRQIIPMTSHIVVTEPLPDEIWQQIGWEKREVVGGWGTTGGYLNHTADGRIAFGPYSGRYPYGSRISDALDLREEIFELGRESAVDWFPMLKDVKFTHAWGGVLGVPRDRIPTMSYDRKTGIARAYGYSGEGVATTNLSGRVLADLITEKDTELTHLPMTTHASPDWEPEPVRWTGVTYVRRGIKRMEQQAEETGAYPKRKPLAARFWN; via the coding sequence GTGAGTAAGGACTACGGACGCTATAGCTTCTGGCTGGAGACGTCGGACGACGACCTGACACCCCGGCCACCGCTGGATGGCTCGATCACGGTCGATGTCGCCATTCTCGGTGCCGGCTTGTCAGGGTTGTGGACTGCGTACCACCTGCTGCAGGCCGACCCATCGTTGAACGTCGCCATCCTCGAAGCTGAGATCGCCGGCTTCGGCGCGTCCGGTCGCAACGGTGGCTGGTGCTACTCCGGCTTCCCAACAGCACTGACGACGCTCGCCGATCGATTCGGCACCGACGCGGCTCGCGCGGTGCAGACGGCGATGTTCGACACCGTCGACAATGTCGGCGAAGTCTGCGAGCGCGAAGGGATCGGCGCGCACTTCATCAAGAGCGGTTCGATCGAGTTCGCGCGCGGCGAGTGGCAGATGCCAAAGATCGAGGAGATGTACCACGAGTTCGAGATGCTCGGGCTTGGCGATCACGGTGCACTGCTGGATGCTAACGAAACCGCAAAACACCTGCGCGTCACCCGCGCTATCGGATCGTTCTGGAATAAGGAAGGCGCGTCAGTGCAGCCAGCCAGGCTGACGCGCGGCCTCGCGCGCGCCGTCGAGCGCCATGGTGGCACGATCTATGAGCAGACCCGCGTGACGAGCTTCGTGCCCGGGCCGCTACCGCGACTTGACACCGAGCGCGGCAATGTCGTGGCCAAGGTGATCGTGCTGGCTGGTGAGGCATACCTGTCGCAGCTTCCGCAGCTCTCCCGCCAGATCATCCCGATGACATCGCACATCGTCGTCACCGAGCCACTGCCCGACGAGATCTGGCAGCAGATCGGCTGGGAGAAGCGCGAAGTCGTCGGCGGCTGGGGCACCACTGGAGGCTACCTGAACCACACCGCCGACGGTCGGATCGCCTTCGGCCCGTATAGCGGGCGCTACCCGTACGGCTCACGCATCAGTGATGCGCTGGATCTGCGCGAAGAGATCTTCGAGCTTGGGCGGGAGTCAGCCGTCGACTGGTTCCCGATGCTGAAGGATGTGAAGTTCACGCACGCATGGGGCGGCGTCCTTGGTGTCCCGCGCGATCGCATCCCGACAATGTCCTACGACCGCAAGACGGGCATCGCCCGCGCCTACGGCTACTCGGGCGAAGGGGTTGCCACGACCAACCTGTCTGGCCGCGTCCTGGCAGATCTCATCACTGAGAAGGACACCGAGCTGACACATCTGCCGATGACGACGCACGCCTCGCCGGACTGGGAGCCTGAGCCTGTGCGCTGGACGGGCGTCACCTACGTCCGCCGTGGCATCAAGCGGATGGAGCAGCAGGCGGAAGAGACCGGCGCATATCCGAAGCGCAAGCCGCTGGCAGCACGATTCTGGAACTGA
- a CDS encoding peptide ABC transporter substrate-binding protein, giving the protein MVAELLLEGLVVISPEDGTASPAMSESYEANADGTVWTYKIRPDMQWSDGTPLNANDFLYSWRRVMDPATASKYAAIFYPIKNGEAIAAGDMTPDQLGVAAVDDLTFEVTLEEPMPFFPIISATWTAYPVPQHVVEAAGNKWLEPENMVVNGPFIITEWKHDQLMVFEPNPTYWGDKPHIGKAEYTIYDDWVAKGLTAYENDEVDHALVPAAEYERALADPTLSAEMKGYPASSTEMIHFDTRNAPTDDIRVRQALALGWDRESLITAVLKDYYLVAPTILPADIPGNNPGAALEGDIAKAKELLAEAGYPDGEGWPENFSLVARTTTPLPIISQYLQQQWKDNLGIDVQLQPLEPRAYVEWRSARADQLYNAHLGIWGSDFADPSNWHNQLFASNADFYKTHWKNDEYDQLVAAALIETDEEKRLQMYSDAEVILVHDAANVAVYHGQNFYVTKPHVSNIFHLPTAAAGSWLKRVMLSE; this is encoded by the coding sequence TACAAGATCCGCCCGGACATGCAGTGGTCGGATGGCACACCGCTGAACGCCAACGACTTCCTGTACTCATGGCGGCGCGTCATGGATCCGGCGACGGCATCGAAGTACGCCGCGATCTTCTACCCGATCAAGAACGGCGAGGCGATCGCTGCCGGCGATATGACGCCGGACCAGCTCGGCGTCGCAGCCGTCGACGATCTGACTTTCGAGGTCACGCTCGAAGAACCGATGCCGTTCTTCCCGATCATCTCGGCGACCTGGACGGCGTATCCGGTGCCGCAGCACGTCGTTGAAGCGGCCGGCAACAAGTGGCTTGAGCCGGAGAACATGGTCGTCAACGGCCCATTCATCATCACTGAGTGGAAGCACGATCAGTTGATGGTGTTCGAGCCAAACCCGACCTATTGGGGCGACAAGCCGCACATCGGTAAGGCCGAATACACGATCTACGACGACTGGGTCGCCAAGGGTCTGACCGCCTACGAGAACGACGAAGTCGACCATGCACTCGTGCCGGCTGCGGAATACGAGCGCGCGCTGGCCGATCCCACACTCTCGGCTGAGATGAAGGGCTACCCGGCATCCAGCACCGAGATGATCCACTTCGACACGCGCAACGCGCCAACAGACGACATCCGTGTTCGCCAGGCGCTGGCGCTAGGCTGGGATCGCGAATCGCTGATCACGGCAGTCCTGAAGGACTACTATCTGGTTGCGCCGACAATCCTGCCGGCCGACATCCCCGGCAACAACCCGGGCGCTGCGCTGGAAGGCGACATCGCCAAGGCCAAGGAGCTCCTGGCCGAAGCGGGATACCCGGACGGCGAGGGCTGGCCGGAGAACTTCTCGCTCGTGGCGCGTACAACGACGCCGCTGCCGATCATCAGCCAGTATCTGCAGCAGCAATGGAAGGACAACCTGGGTATCGATGTCCAGCTGCAGCCGCTGGAGCCGCGTGCCTACGTCGAGTGGCGCAGCGCCCGAGCGGATCAGCTGTACAACGCTCACCTCGGCATCTGGGGTTCGGACTTCGCCGACCCGAGCAACTGGCACAACCAGCTGTTCGCGTCGAACGCGGACTTCTACAAGACGCACTGGAAGAACGATGAGTACGACCAACTTGTCGCTGCTGCGCTGATCGAGACCGACGAAGAGAAGCGCCTGCAGATGTACAGCGATGCCGAAGTCATCCTGGTGCATGACGCAGCAAACGTCGCGGTGTATCACGGCCAGAACTTCTACGTCACCAAGCCACATGTGAGCAACATCTTCCACCTGCCGACAGCAGCAGCCGGTTCGTGGTTGAAGCGGGTCATGCTCAGCGAGTAA